Genomic DNA from Triticum dicoccoides isolate Atlit2015 ecotype Zavitan chromosome 4B, WEW_v2.0, whole genome shotgun sequence:
tattttgaattattgcctaaaattgctaagtaataattaaaatttgtaattgtacctattcaccccccctaggTCCATCTTgattctttcaattggtatcagagcctcgtgctctattcttgttgcttaatcgccctagagcgagatgaaccccgatgggactccccttgttgcagCATGCTGGCGCTCTCCAGACCGGTGAGGTTCTTGGACTTTGGCATCCGTTGTAGACCAAGTGGAAGGAGAGGAAGTACTTTGACCCTTGATAGGACTCTTCTCTTCATTCCTGCATTGTTCCAGAGCCTCATAGGAGTTGTGAGCTGAGTCTAGCTTCAAAACTGTCCCTTTTTGGCATTCTAGGGCTCCCTGGCAACATGCTGACCATTTGGCCTTGTGTCTACTCCAAGAAACAAGGAGCACAACCACCTGCTGTGTGGCGACGTAGCGTACTTCATCATATCATGTTGCTTACCTGTGGAAGCATACACCATAGGATGGATTGGATTTTTAGTGAATAGGAAAAAAATAACTTGTTGAGAGTTGCTAATTATTCAGGCAGACAGAGAGATGAATTCAGATTGTTGGTTCAGTGAGTTCTCTAGTGCACAGAATCGAAGTATATAGTTTAGATATAACAAATACTGACAAAAGTAACAGTTTAGATATGCACTCATCATGGGCCAAAAATATCCACAAGCATATAGTTAAGGTAATAACAAGGACTAGACAAAATCATGGTCACTAATAAACACATGGTCAATAGCTGCAGTTTTCACAAGTAAGAAGAGCAAGGCTCACAACAAGGGGGAATGGAAATATGTTAAAACTACTAGAAAATAAACCAAGTTTCCGGTCCAGGATCAGAAGTACAAATATGTCCAACAAACAAAGATCACTAAAGGCAAAGACCTGACCAGGACCAGGGCTAAATAGAAGGCCCAGCTTATATTAGTAAAATCTACTACCATGTGATCATCAACCACACAAACATAATGATGTAGCATCACACAAGCTTTATCAAGCGCAAGCACTAAAGTTGATTGAAGCAGCAACGTCTACAGAGTTCGAACAGAAGATGGGCCAAAAGCCACTTCGCACCATGGAACTTTGGAGACTATGTCGATTAACAGTAGCAACTAGGCTAGAGCTAGAAACTACTccttctgtaaagaaatataagaccgtTTAGAAACACTCCCTGTGTAAAGAAATATAAGGCCATTTAGATCACTGTACTACACTATGAATAGGAGCACGATGCGAGTGTCTAGAAAACTATGCTAGAGCAGAACATCGATAACATGGAAAAAAAGAAGCATCTTTGGTGAGAGCGAGGAGCAGAGGGCAACCTTGTGTGGGGAGTCAGCATAGGCATCACCTCGAGGTTGAAGTAAGACCCAATGATGTTCCTCATCAAGCTCGACAGCTTGGGCATGTGGCCCCGCATATGCCTCGTCGATGTCTTCCATGGAGGGCGCCTGCTGCTCTGAATCAAACAAACAAATAAATTAGGTATCTGAGAGAGACTAGAATTCCAAGCAACAGATGGACAACTTTACTCACAGACAAACACGTGTAGGCAAAGGAAAAAACGACGGCTTTGCATGCACTAAATTCCTGTAGCTCACACCTCACAGGCAAACACTTAGCAATTAAGAAATCTATTTATATACATACCTTCATACACCTAAGTAGTACTACCTCACCTGTGTGTTTGCCTACATATATACATAACTTCATACACCTAAGTAGTACTACCTCTGTCCCAAATTATAAGACTATTTTGGTAGGTTAAATAGCCTACCAAAAACATCTTATAATTTGGGACAGAGGAAGTATGTACTATCTCTAGTAAAGGTAGAAGAAGCTTTAGTGAGTAAATCTTGCTTAGACATACTTGACGTTAATTTGCTTGTTGTTACTGAAGTAGGGGAGATGGAAATACTGTTAACAACCATGTTAAGAACCAGAGCTTTCACTCTTTACATGTCATGACAGAATGTGGTAGATAATTCTGGATCCTTCTATTTGGATATGGCAGACGACACAGCGTGGCTTCTCACATGATGTTTTTTGTTATACATAACACTTGGTTGGAGCCACTGTTTTTCAGTCGAACGACTAGTCGTCCACTAATCGATGAGTCATAAAAAAAGTTGACTTAACAATGTGTCTACTAGTTGACGAGTTGCAACTGCAGGGTCAACTATTCAAGAGTCACTACCACAGAACGACTCATCGACTCGAAAACCTTGGTTGGAGCTAAGTTAGCTTCCACTATATGTATCTTCCCTTTTCACATGATGATAATCTGATTACAACTGCACTTTTGGAACATAACTTGAGTTTGAGAACAGACTAGTTACAGCCAGCCATTCAATTCATTCCTCCGGGGAAGCACCACCCTGTCACGACTGTGCCACACTAAAGATGCATAGACATAGACATACGGGTGTGCCACTCTCAGGCAAAGGTGTGTTGCGAGGTGGCGCGGGCTAGTGTGCGTGTGTAAGCTATCCTGGTCGGTGGCAGCATGTgcagtgtgtatgtgtgtgtggctaCTTTAGCGTTGCTCTACTGTGTGAAGGGAGCAGACGAAAATGACTGAACATTTCTGAAGTTTCCACTTTGTCTCTTCTCTCTCaggtttcttcttcctcacgaAGCTATTCAGGCAAGCCCTCACATCGGCAATCACATCGGCAATCACACCGGCAAGGGGGACACCACACACCCGCAATCTCTGGATAAACGTTTTAATTGGCTTACTTTTCTGGAAACAACTCAAAACCTTACAGCATTATGGCCAGTGCAAAATTGACCGCAGCTAGATCGATCAACGTGGGCacaatcaacacacacacacacagagagataaagagagagagagagagagcaagagagagagagagagagagagagcagtggcTTACCGCCTAATGCCGGGGAGGAAGCAGAATCGAGGCCACCAGCGGGAGTCGTTGGAGTGGAAGaataatccaccaccacacaccacACGGTGGTCTGCACGCGTGAGGAAGCGGACCACATCAGTCATTAGGGCAGGGAACCTCGAATCGAAAGGAACAAAATGAAGGGGGAGAAAGAGGTCACCTTGCCAACAAATGGTGGTGAGGTTGAGCGGCCTGGTGGTGGTGGGCATCCTCCTTCCTCAGATCTGATGGGCAGCAGCTTCTCCTCCATGGCCCCCAAACTGCACACAATCAAATGGGACGCACACATCAGATGCGGAAGGAGATGAagaaaacaacaagaagaagaaagagaaggggATGAGGGGTCCATACCGTACCACTCTTGTCGAGGTCCTGAGCTCGGTCGCCATGCCGCGGGCTAGAGTTTTGGGGCGCGAGGAGGGAGAGAACCTCCATGGATGCGGCTGTTGTCAGGCGGAGCcgcaggctagggtttcggggcgcgAGGGGTTGCGCCCCTGACTCCTCCTCTGCCACTACGGGGTTGTGGATGACGACCCAGGTCAGAAACGGCGGTGGGTGGTCGGTGGCGGTTGGTTGGGTGGAGGAGTAGGCGGTGGCGGATCTGCACACCGCCTGACCGGATCGGGAGCGAGATCGAGAAGGGGAGAGGATGGGGACTGCAGCGATAGCGGTGGACGCCGGCGCTGATGGCCGGGGTGCGAGGGagcacgtcggcggcggcggcggcggtgttggGTGGGGGAGAGGGaatcgggagaggaggaggaagaagcgacAGCAGAAGGTTGGGTGGGGGAACGAGTCTGAGGCCAGGACCGGTCTGCTCGGCTTGCTTGGAGttgggtaggattttttttaattttcatttGAACTCTGTGACCGGGAACTCTCTGGCGCGCGTCCTAGATATTTCACGAAGCGGCGTCCAAAATATTACCGGGAACTTTGTGAGGAGCGCGGGAAAGAGATATTTCGGGGTTAAGAGCGCGGCGAATCTCGGACCCTGAGCACGGGAGCTTCAAGAAGCAAATTCATTTCTTGGCCCTTATTGGTCAATCCACTCCTCCCACGGATTGCCCCTCATTGAGTCGATCCCAGCTGTTCATCCTTCTTTGATCCAATGGCAGAGAACCTACTTCACGCGGATCATGCCTAGTAAAACCCGTCAATTCTTTCACCGCTCCCATCACGTCGTCCTAGGTATCTTGATGCATTATCATAAAATTGGTAAAGAAAATTAGCAAACAAATCAATATAATTATGTGAACCTAAAAGGAAATTTAAAATGATTTCTTGTAATTGCAACCTCTAGATTTTTTTCTCATGTGGGACCCACTCCTCAATGTGTTACCATCTATTTATTTCTCCCCTACACCCAAATGTCAAGTGCATCTCATCGGTCCGGTCGTTGAGTCACCCGAGCGGCCGCAGACTGCGCGACCACCACACTGACGCCCACAGCCAGCCGCCAGCCAGGATCCAATGCACCGGCCAGATCCACCGTCGAGTGGGAATGCCCGCGCGCGCCACGCCCAGGCGCCGATGAGCAGGCTCGCGGCGCTGCGCGCCACCCAGCGCGCACCGCACCCCTTGACAACGATCTTGGGTAGAAGGCGCCGTGTCGGGACGACCCGAGCACGGGTCTGTCGTGGAATCTCTTCGAGCTACCTTCGGAGTCAGGGGCCGCCGCCACCACGGCGAGgccagcggcagcggcggaggagaGGGCGCACAGGAGGTGGCCGCCGGTGACGCCCAAAGTTTCCCCCCAAGTCGCCCGAGCGAAGCAATGCGGGGGTCAGCTCGAGTAGTGGACACACATTATTTGGAGCCTATCTAGACGGGAAACCTAAAAAAACGTAACTTCACCATGCATGAACATGCAGAGATGCATGTTGGATTGATTGTTACGTACGTGTGTGCTTAACTGTGATGTGCCGATCGAGTTGCCAATTGCCATGCACGTAGCAAGTAGGAAGGGAGGTTGTGTCTGCCCTCTACCATCAAGCTCTGCCACTTCCGCCCGGCCTCCACAGCATGTGTGTGCATGCTTGGGCGTGCAACAACCCGGACCTGGCCCAAGAGTGGGTGACTGCGTAGTGGGCCATCTTGGCCCAAGTGGCTTGTAATAGCAAGTTCTTATagttgcgtgtgtgcgtgtgagagggGAACGAAGGTAATCAGAACATTATTCTCTGGTAAGCTTTCCTCCCTGCTCTTTCCCCTTCTCCAAGTTCCCTCTTCCCCGAGCAAATTCCTCTGGTTCGAGACCCAGATCCCTGCGAGACGCGGGGAAGTGCTACGGGAACGTAGCATTTGGTACTCAGAGCCGTGTATCGATCCGCTTCCTCTGATCTGAAAATTTTCATCCAGAGCTCACGATCAATCCTTCGATCGGCTTGTAATTCCTAGCAGGTGTAGATTCCCTTGGGTGATCTCGCGCAAAACAACTCCGGTGTACCTGCGCTGGGTTGAGTAGATCCAGGACCTTCCCGACGGTGCGTTCGACCAAGCCCAATCTCTCGTCGCGCATGGCCGCCGCGGAACTCACCATCGCCAAGCTGCAGCAGCTCGTCCAGGCGACGATCGTGCAGAGCAAGGCGGTGTCGGAGGCGGGCACGAAGACGGCGGAACATCTGGATGGGCTGCAGGAGTCCCTCGACAAGTACGCTTCCTCCTCGGCCAAGGCCTTCGATGCACTGGCCACGACGACCACGAGCTCGCTGGCCCGCATCGAGTCGACGCTGGGGCGGGTGCTCGTCGCACATAATTCCCTTGATGCGGCTGTGGCCGAGATGCGGAAGTCGCTGGATGGGATCAGCCGCCGCGTCGACACCCTGGAGCAGCCGGCGCACTCATCGCAGCCCCAGGAACCGCTGACTGCACGGGCAGAGCCACTTCAGACAAATCGACAAGGGGTTGCTCAACAGCAGGCAGGACAGGATTTCAGGGGTCTACGGGTGCCATCTCAGCATCGAAACCGCGGTGAGCATTCCAAATCCCAGGCTCAATTCCAGGAAGAATTGTCTGATGAGTATGAGGACTGTGATGGATCGCCGAATTCTCAGTTCCAGTACACTCCGGGGAAGTTTTCTGCTCGTATTCCGCGATCGGATTTCCCCAAGTTCGAAGGAGAGAACCCCAAGTGGTGGAAAAAACAATGCGAGAAATATTTCCGCATGCACAATGTTAAGCCTGAGTTATGGGTCGATTTTGCGACAATGCATTTTGCAGGGAATGCAGCGTTATGGTTGCAAACCTATGAAGCAATGCACAACATTGACAGTTGGGCAGCACTGTGTGTAGCTGTCTATGCAAAATTTAACAGGAACAAGTACTCCCGAGACATCGATGTGTTTTTCTCCCTGAAACAGCATGATTCAGTTGACAGTTATGCACACACATTTGAGGAGCAAATGCACAAAATGCTCGTGTACAATCATTCATATGATGAG
This window encodes:
- the LOC119295259 gene encoding uncharacterized protein LOC119295259 isoform X4; amino-acid sequence: MATELRTSTRVVRLGAMEEKLLPIRSEEGGCPPPPGRSTSPPFVGKTTVWCVVVDYSSTPTTPAGGLDSASSPALGEQQAPSMEDIDEAYAGPHAQAVELDEEHHWVLLQPRGDAYADSPHKVSNMI
- the LOC119295259 gene encoding uncharacterized protein LOC119295259 isoform X2, which produces MATELRTSTRVVRLGAMEEKLLPIRSEEGGCPPPPGRSTSPPFVGKTTVWCVVVDYSSTPTTPAGGLDSASSPALGEQQAPSMEDIDEAYAGPHAQAVELDEEHHWVLLQPRGDAYADSPHKGVFLNGLIFLYRRSSF
- the LOC119295259 gene encoding uncharacterized protein LOC119295259 isoform X5, whose product is MATELRTSTRVVRLGAMEEKLLPIRSEEGGCPPPPGRSTSPPFVGKTTVWCVVVDYSSTPTTPAGGLDSASSPALGEQQAPSMEDIDEAYAGPHAQAVELDEEHHWVLLQPRGDAYADSPHKKE
- the LOC119295259 gene encoding uncharacterized protein LOC119295259 isoform X1, giving the protein MATELRTSTRVVRLGAMEEKLLPIRSEEGGCPPPPGRSTSPPFVGKTTVWCVVVDYSSTPTTPAGGLDSASSPALGEQQAPSMEDIDEAYAGPHAQAVELDEEHHWVLLQPRGDAYADSPHKVALCSSLSPKMLLFFHVIDVLL
- the LOC119295259 gene encoding uncharacterized protein LOC119295259 isoform X3; the protein is MEEKLLPIRSEEGGCPPPPGRSTSPPFVGKTTVWCVVVDYSSTPTTPAGGLDSASSPALGEQQAPSMEDIDEAYAGPHAQAVELDEEHHWVLLQPRGDAYADSPHKVALCSSLSPKMLLFFHVIDVLL